Proteins encoded together in one Yersinia mollaretii ATCC 43969 window:
- the pheT gene encoding phenylalanine--tRNA ligase subunit beta: MKFSELWLREWVNPAISSDELAHQITMAGLEVDGVESVAGEFNGVVVGHVVECGQHPNADKLRVTKIDVGGERLLDIVCGAPNCRQGLKVAVATVGAVLPGDFKIKAAKLRGEPSEGMLCSFSELAISDDHDGIIELPADAPIGVDVREYLQLNDKTIEISVTPNRADCLGIIGVARDVAVVNQLPLTEPDMSPVAASISDTFPIRVDAPQACPRYLGRVVKDINVKAATPLWMREKLRRCGIRSIDPVVDVTNFVLLELGQPMHAFDLDRIEGGIVVRLAAEDEELTLLDGTKAKLKADTLVIADQQKPLAMAGIFGGEHSGVNEETRNVLLESAFFNPLSITGRARRHGLHTDASHRYERGVDPALQHKAIERATRLLIDICGGEAGPVIDVTATEALPKRATITLRREKLDRLIGHHVPSEQVSDILRRLGCQVTELGADWQAVAPSWRFDMEIEEDLVEEVARIYGYNNIPDVPVKADLVMTKHREADLPLKRVKTALVDRGYQEAITYSFVDPKVQALLHPQQDALILPSPISVDMSAMRLSLLTGLLSAVVYNQNRQQSRLRLFESGLRFVPDATADLGVRQDVMLAGVIAGHRYEEHWDLVRQPIDFYDLKGDLEAILELTGKLSDVQFRAESHPALHPGQSAAIYLSGEHIGFIGVVHPELERKLDLNGRTVVFEVQWNKLADRAVPQANEISRFPANRRDIAVVVAENVPAEDILAECKKVGANQVVGVNLFDVYRGKGVAEGYKSLAISLVLQDTARTLEEEEIAATVARCVEALKQRFQASLRD; encoded by the coding sequence ATGAAATTCAGTGAACTTTGGTTACGCGAATGGGTAAACCCAGCCATTAGCAGTGATGAATTAGCCCATCAAATTACGATGGCCGGTTTAGAGGTTGATGGCGTAGAGTCAGTCGCTGGCGAGTTTAATGGCGTTGTTGTCGGCCATGTCGTGGAGTGTGGTCAGCATCCCAATGCAGATAAGTTGCGTGTGACCAAAATTGATGTGGGCGGCGAGCGCTTGCTGGACATCGTTTGTGGCGCACCGAACTGCCGTCAGGGCCTGAAAGTGGCGGTGGCGACTGTCGGTGCTGTTCTGCCGGGTGATTTCAAGATTAAAGCCGCTAAACTGCGTGGTGAGCCATCAGAAGGTATGCTGTGCTCTTTCTCTGAGTTGGCAATTTCAGACGATCACGACGGTATTATCGAGCTGCCTGCTGATGCTCCCATTGGTGTTGATGTGCGGGAATACCTACAGCTGAATGATAAAACCATTGAAATCAGCGTGACACCCAACCGCGCCGACTGTCTGGGCATTATCGGTGTCGCCCGTGATGTCGCAGTGGTTAACCAACTGCCATTAACTGAGCCGGATATGAGCCCAGTGGCCGCCTCTATCAGTGATACTTTCCCGATCCGCGTCGATGCGCCGCAAGCTTGCCCGCGCTATTTGGGCCGAGTGGTGAAGGACATTAATGTCAAAGCTGCCACTCCACTGTGGATGCGTGAGAAATTGCGTCGCTGCGGTATTCGCTCGATTGATCCAGTAGTGGACGTCACTAACTTCGTCTTGCTGGAGTTAGGTCAGCCCATGCATGCGTTTGATCTGGACCGCATTGAGGGCGGGATTGTTGTCCGTCTGGCGGCTGAAGACGAAGAGCTGACTCTCTTGGACGGTACAAAAGCCAAATTGAAGGCTGACACTTTGGTGATTGCCGACCAACAAAAGCCGCTGGCGATGGCGGGTATCTTTGGCGGTGAGCATTCTGGTGTTAATGAAGAGACCCGCAACGTGTTGCTGGAGTCTGCCTTCTTTAATCCATTGTCAATTACAGGCCGTGCGCGTCGTCATGGCTTGCATACCGATGCTTCTCATCGTTATGAACGTGGTGTTGACCCTGCGTTGCAGCATAAAGCAATTGAGCGCGCGACTCGTCTATTGATTGATATCTGTGGCGGTGAAGCTGGTCCAGTTATTGATGTGACGGCAACCGAAGCGTTGCCCAAACGCGCCACGATCACACTGCGCCGTGAGAAGCTGGACCGCTTAATCGGCCATCATGTGCCTTCTGAGCAAGTGAGTGACATTCTGCGCCGCCTAGGTTGTCAGGTGACGGAGCTTGGCGCTGACTGGCAGGCCGTCGCACCAAGCTGGCGTTTCGATATGGAGATCGAAGAAGATTTGGTGGAAGAAGTTGCCCGTATCTACGGCTATAACAATATTCCTGACGTGCCTGTCAAAGCTGATCTGGTGATGACCAAACACCGCGAAGCTGACTTACCCCTGAAGCGAGTAAAAACAGCATTAGTGGATCGCGGCTATCAAGAAGCAATTACTTACAGTTTTGTTGACCCAAAAGTGCAGGCACTGCTGCACCCGCAACAAGACGCGCTAATTTTGCCAAGTCCGATCTCTGTTGATATGTCTGCAATGCGTTTGTCATTGTTGACCGGTTTACTGTCAGCGGTGGTTTATAACCAGAATCGCCAACAATCTCGCTTACGTTTATTTGAAAGCGGTTTGCGCTTTGTCCCTGATGCAACAGCAGATCTTGGGGTTCGACAGGATGTCATGCTGGCTGGCGTCATCGCTGGGCATCGTTACGAAGAGCATTGGGATCTAGTGCGTCAGCCGATTGACTTCTATGATTTGAAGGGCGATCTGGAAGCAATTCTGGAGCTTACCGGCAAATTATCAGATGTTCAGTTCCGTGCTGAATCACATCCTGCACTGCATCCAGGGCAGAGCGCTGCAATTTATTTATCAGGGGAACACATTGGTTTCATTGGTGTAGTTCATCCTGAGCTGGAACGTAAGCTGGATCTGAATGGTCGAACTGTGGTGTTCGAAGTGCAATGGAACAAGCTCGCAGACCGCGCTGTGCCTCAAGCCAACGAGATTTCTCGCTTCCCGGCAAACCGTCGTGATATCGCTGTTGTGGTGGCTGAAAACGTTCCCGCAGAAGATATTTTGGCAGAGTGTAAGAAAGTTGGCGCAAATCAGGTAGTTGGCGTAAACTTGTTTGATGTGTACCGTGGCAAGGGCGTAGCAGAAGGTTATAAGAGTCTGGCTATTAGTCTGGTGTTGCAGGATACCGCCCGTACACTGGAAGAAGAGGAGATCGCCGCTACCGTTGCAAGATGTGTAGAGGCGTTAAAACAGCGATTCCAAGCATCCTTGAGGGATTGA
- the ihfA gene encoding integration host factor subunit alpha, which yields MALTKAEMSEHLFEKLGLSKRDAKDLVELFFEEVRRALENGEQVKLSGFGNFDLRDKNQRPGRNPKTGEDIPITARRVVTFRPGQKLKSRVEGATPKE from the coding sequence ATGGCGCTTACTAAAGCTGAAATGTCAGAACATCTATTTGAAAAGCTAGGGCTTAGCAAACGAGATGCCAAAGATCTGGTCGAGTTATTCTTTGAGGAAGTACGTCGTGCTCTCGAGAATGGTGAACAGGTCAAACTGTCTGGCTTTGGCAATTTTGATCTGCGAGACAAGAACCAACGTCCGGGCCGTAATCCGAAGACGGGTGAGGACATCCCTATTACGGCGCGCCGTGTGGTGACTTTCCGTCCAGGGCAAAAGCTAAAAAGCCGAGTAGAGGGTGCCACTCCAAAAGAGTGA
- a CDS encoding SpoVR family protein codes for MTTSTPKQTAQDKRLTDGPDWTFELLQVYLDQIDRVAKHYRLETYPHQIEVITSEQMMDAYSSIGMPINYTHWSFGKKFIETEQKYKHGQQGLAYEIVINSNPCIAYLMEENTITMQALVMAHACYGHNSFFKNNYLFRAWTDASSIVDYLLFARHYISECEERYGVEEVERLLDSCHALMNYGVDRYKRPQKISLIEETARQKSREEYLQSQVNSLWKTLPRKERGEVQAQAQRYPSEPQENLLYFMEKNAPLLESWQREVLRIVRKVSQYFYPQKQTQVMNEGWATFWHYTILNHLYDEGQVTDRFMMEFLHSHTNVVYQPPYNSPYYNGINPYALGFAMFQDIKRICQSPTEEDYYWFPDIAGKDWLDTLHFAMRDFKDESFISQFLSPKVMRDFRLFTVLDDDKNSYLEISAIHNEEGYRAIRNELSAQYNLSNHEPNIQVWNVDLRGDRSLTLRYIPHDRAPLDKSRQQVMKHIHRLWGFDIHMEQLNDDGSIELLDSVPPRANKL; via the coding sequence ATGACAACTTCAACACCGAAACAGACCGCGCAAGACAAGCGCCTGACTGACGGCCCGGACTGGACATTTGAACTGTTGCAGGTCTATCTGGACCAGATAGATCGGGTAGCAAAACATTACCGGCTTGAGACTTACCCTCATCAAATCGAGGTTATTACCTCAGAACAAATGATGGATGCCTATTCAAGTATTGGCATGCCCATTAACTACACCCATTGGTCTTTCGGTAAGAAATTTATCGAAACCGAGCAAAAATATAAGCACGGGCAACAAGGGCTGGCCTACGAGATTGTGATTAACTCCAACCCTTGTATCGCTTATCTCATGGAAGAAAATACCATTACCATGCAGGCGCTGGTGATGGCACACGCCTGCTACGGCCATAATTCTTTCTTTAAGAACAACTATTTATTCCGTGCCTGGACCGATGCCAGCTCCATTGTGGATTATCTGTTATTTGCTCGCCATTACATCAGTGAATGCGAGGAGCGCTATGGTGTAGAAGAAGTTGAGCGACTACTCGACTCTTGCCATGCACTGATGAATTATGGGGTCGATCGTTATAAACGCCCGCAAAAAATTTCGCTGATTGAAGAGACAGCGCGCCAGAAAAGTCGCGAAGAGTACCTGCAAAGTCAGGTCAACTCATTGTGGAAAACTCTGCCGCGCAAGGAGCGAGGAGAAGTTCAAGCGCAAGCTCAGCGCTACCCCAGTGAGCCGCAAGAAAATCTGCTCTATTTTATGGAAAAAAATGCGCCACTGCTGGAGTCATGGCAGCGGGAAGTGCTGCGAATTGTCCGCAAAGTCAGCCAGTATTTTTACCCACAAAAACAGACTCAAGTGATGAACGAGGGCTGGGCAACATTCTGGCACTACACCATTCTTAACCACCTCTACGATGAGGGTCAGGTCACCGATCGGTTTATGATGGAGTTTTTGCACAGCCACACGAATGTGGTCTATCAACCGCCCTATAACAGCCCTTATTACAATGGGATTAACCCCTACGCACTGGGTTTTGCCATGTTTCAGGATATTAAGCGCATCTGCCAATCACCTACCGAGGAGGATTACTACTGGTTCCCCGATATCGCTGGCAAAGATTGGTTAGATACACTGCATTTCGCGATGCGCGACTTTAAAGACGAAAGTTTTATCAGCCAGTTCCTATCACCGAAAGTGATGCGTGACTTCCGCCTCTTCACTGTGCTGGATGACGACAAGAACAGTTATCTGGAGATTTCAGCTATCCACAATGAAGAAGGCTATCGCGCCATCCGCAATGAGTTATCCGCTCAATACAACCTGAGTAATCATGAGCCAAACATTCAGGTCTGGAACGTGGATCTGCGCGGCGACCGCTCCCTAACCCTGCGCTATATTCCCCATGACCGCGCACCGCTGGATAAAAGCCGCCAACAAGTGATGAAACACATTCATCGACTATGGGGGTTTGATATTCATATGGAGCAGTTGAATGACGATGGCAGCATCGAGCTGCTGGACAGTGTACCGCCCAGAGCGAATAAGCTCTAG
- the dadX gene encoding catabolic alanine racemase DadX, giving the protein MPRPIAATLHLSALRHNLSLIRRHVGSANIWSVVKANAYGHGLARIWQGLDATDGFALLDLNEAILLREQGWQGPILLLEGFFQPQDLALLDHYRLTTTVHSDWQLEAINAARLSAPLNIYLKLNSGMNRLGFPVGQADAVWQWANSLSNVGEVTLMSHFANADNHIGAGEQFSRIQQASGHIPAARCFANSAAILRNPETHYDWVRPGIILYGASPSGDIADIAGIGLRPVMQLQSEIIAIQALSAGHQVGYGSRYSASGSQRIGVVACGYADGYPRLAPSGTPIRVDGVLTQTVGAISMDMLTVDLTPCPQAQVGSQVEIWGETLPIDNVAAAAGTVGYELMCALAARVPVSVCP; this is encoded by the coding sequence ATGCCTCGCCCGATAGCCGCTACGCTTCATTTATCCGCCTTGCGCCACAATTTGAGTCTGATTCGCCGCCACGTCGGCAGTGCAAATATCTGGTCAGTGGTGAAAGCCAATGCCTATGGTCATGGGCTGGCGCGTATTTGGCAGGGGCTGGATGCCACAGATGGTTTTGCGTTGCTGGACTTAAATGAGGCGATATTATTACGAGAACAGGGCTGGCAAGGGCCAATTTTGCTGCTTGAGGGCTTCTTTCAGCCGCAAGATCTGGCGCTGTTGGATCACTATCGGCTGACCACCACGGTGCACAGTGATTGGCAGCTTGAGGCGATTAATGCCGCACGGTTATCAGCGCCACTGAATATTTATTTGAAACTCAATAGCGGTATGAATCGTTTAGGTTTCCCTGTCGGGCAGGCAGACGCGGTATGGCAATGGGCAAACAGTCTGAGCAATGTCGGTGAGGTGACGCTAATGAGCCACTTCGCCAATGCAGATAATCATATTGGTGCGGGTGAACAATTTTCGCGCATTCAACAGGCTAGCGGGCATATTCCGGCGGCGCGCTGCTTTGCCAACTCGGCCGCCATTTTACGCAATCCAGAGACGCACTACGATTGGGTGCGACCTGGGATTATTCTTTACGGCGCGTCTCCCAGCGGGGATATCGCCGATATCGCCGGGATTGGCTTGCGCCCGGTGATGCAGTTACAGAGTGAAATTATTGCAATTCAGGCGTTATCAGCCGGCCATCAGGTGGGCTATGGCAGCCGCTACAGTGCCAGTGGTTCGCAGCGGATTGGCGTAGTGGCCTGTGGCTATGCCGATGGCTACCCGCGATTAGCCCCGAGTGGTACGCCAATCAGGGTGGATGGCGTCTTGACGCAGACGGTGGGGGCGATTTCGATGGATATGCTCACGGTGGATTTAACGCCATGCCCGCAGGCGCAGGTTGGCAGCCAAGTTGAGATTTGGGGCGAAACTCTCCCCATCGATAATGTGGCGGCGGCAGCAGGAACAGTAGGGTATGAGCTGATGTGCGCACTGGCGGCCAGAGTGCCGGTGAGTGTTTGCCCTTAA
- the qseC gene encoding quorum sensing histidine kinase QseC yields MRRLTHSLRLRLILGFILLIAITWVCASLLALHQTRKNVDELFDTQQMLFAKRLTALNISDLTVKTLQLPRSKKIVRHSRGDLDDDALAFAIFTTDGKMVLNDGDNGPDLQYHYQQDGFSNGTLQGDKDLWRLVWLTTPDGKYRVVVGQEWDYRHDMAIDIVKAQLLPWVVALPIMVLLLIWLVTRELAPLKRLAKRLHQRQPEDETPLPLTSIPSEVKPLVEALNSLFARTGDMLVRERRFTADAAHELRSPLAALKVQTEVAQLAQDDPEMREHALSNLTEGIDRATRLVDQLLTLSRLDSLSGLDDVQEVALHDLLQTAVMDNYHKARANGVELMLEIRQTPPPRRAQPLLLALLVRNLLDNAIRYSPRGSSVKITLEAHAFSVEDNGSGISPESLQRIGERFFRPPGQEKTGSGLGLSIVQRIAVLHGMTTRFDHGESGGFRVEVRW; encoded by the coding sequence ATGAGACGACTGACACACAGCCTCAGACTCAGGCTGATTTTAGGCTTCATTCTCCTTATCGCGATCACTTGGGTCTGTGCCAGCCTGCTAGCCTTGCATCAAACCCGCAAAAATGTGGATGAGCTATTCGATACTCAACAAATGCTGTTTGCCAAGCGCCTTACCGCACTGAATATCAGCGACCTCACAGTCAAAACACTACAACTGCCGCGCAGCAAAAAAATAGTCCGTCATAGCCGGGGAGACTTGGATGACGATGCCCTCGCCTTCGCCATTTTTACTACTGATGGAAAAATGGTGCTGAATGACGGGGATAATGGCCCTGACTTGCAATATCACTACCAGCAAGACGGCTTTAGCAACGGCACCCTGCAAGGTGACAAAGATCTGTGGCGCTTGGTGTGGCTCACCACACCGGATGGCAAATATCGTGTGGTGGTGGGACAAGAGTGGGATTATCGTCACGATATGGCGATTGATATTGTCAAAGCCCAGCTTTTACCTTGGGTGGTGGCGCTCCCTATCATGGTGCTGCTGTTGATCTGGCTGGTGACCCGCGAACTGGCACCGCTAAAGCGGCTGGCAAAACGCCTGCATCAACGCCAGCCGGAGGATGAAACGCCCCTGCCGCTGACCTCAATCCCGAGTGAAGTGAAGCCCTTGGTGGAAGCACTCAACAGCCTGTTTGCCCGCACTGGCGATATGCTGGTGCGAGAGCGCCGCTTTACTGCGGATGCCGCCCATGAATTGCGCAGCCCTTTGGCGGCGCTGAAAGTCCAGACCGAGGTGGCCCAACTCGCGCAAGACGATCCTGAAATGCGCGAACATGCGCTATCCAACCTGACGGAAGGTATCGACCGCGCCACGCGTTTGGTCGATCAACTGCTGACCCTGTCACGACTGGATTCACTCTCTGGTCTGGATGATGTGCAAGAGGTAGCCCTACATGACCTATTGCAAACAGCCGTCATGGATAACTACCACAAAGCGCGCGCCAATGGCGTGGAGCTGATGCTGGAGATTCGCCAAACCCCGCCACCGCGCCGCGCTCAGCCCTTACTGCTGGCGCTACTGGTGCGAAACCTGCTAGATAATGCCATTCGCTACAGTCCGCGCGGCAGTTCAGTAAAAATCACCTTAGAGGCACACGCTTTTAGTGTCGAAGACAATGGCTCTGGCATCAGCCCCGAATCTCTACAGCGCATCGGCGAGCGCTTCTTCCGCCCGCCCGGACAAGAAAAAACCGGCAGCGGTTTGGGGCTGTCTATTGTGCAGCGCATCGCCGTACTGCATGGCATGACAACCCGATTCGATCATGGGGAGAGTGGCGGGTTTAGAGTGGAAGTGAGGTGGTAG
- the qseB gene encoding quorum sensing response regulator transcription factor QseB gives MRILLIEDDKLIGDGIKAGLIKMGFSVDWFTDGQQGLSALASAPYDAVVLDLSLPGMDGLDILRTWRRNGHDEPVLILTARDALQERVAGLQQGADDYLCKPFALIEVVARLQALIRRRYGQAQTVLTHGSISLDPINLSVTHQGEPLYLKPKEFALLELLLRNEGRVLPRSLIEEKIYNWDDEVSSNAIEVHIHHLRKKFGSHFIRTVHGIGYTLGEIA, from the coding sequence ATGCGGATATTACTCATTGAGGATGACAAACTGATTGGTGACGGTATCAAAGCCGGTTTGATCAAAATGGGATTTAGCGTGGACTGGTTTACTGACGGCCAGCAAGGACTGAGCGCATTAGCCTCAGCCCCCTATGACGCCGTGGTGCTCGATCTCAGCCTGCCGGGCATGGACGGCTTGGATATTTTGCGCACGTGGCGGCGAAACGGTCATGATGAACCGGTGTTGATCCTCACCGCGCGCGATGCCCTACAGGAGCGCGTCGCCGGGCTACAACAGGGCGCGGATGACTACCTGTGCAAACCTTTCGCCTTAATTGAAGTTGTCGCTCGCCTACAAGCACTGATCCGCCGCCGCTATGGGCAGGCCCAAACAGTTTTAACCCACGGCTCGATTTCACTCGATCCTATCAACCTGAGCGTGACCCATCAGGGCGAGCCACTCTATTTGAAGCCGAAGGAGTTTGCGCTGCTTGAGTTGCTATTACGCAACGAAGGCCGCGTATTGCCTCGCTCATTGATTGAAGAGAAAATTTATAACTGGGACGATGAGGTCTCTAGCAACGCGATAGAAGTGCATATTCACCATCTGCGTAAAAAATTTGGCAGCCATTTTATCCGCACCGTCCATGGGATCGGTTATACATTGGGAGAAATAGCATGA
- a CDS encoding YgiW/YdeI family stress tolerance OB fold protein yields the protein MKKAAALFAILAVCSAPVLAQNGGFVDPNAPAVQTAPTQANGGFNGPSVGAVTVDKAKTMGDDTWVTLRGNIEQRIGGDHYIFRDATGTLNVDIDHRRWNGQTITPKDSVELQGKIDKDWNSVELDVKQITKIQ from the coding sequence ATGAAAAAAGCAGCCGCGTTATTTGCCATCCTTGCCGTGTGCAGTGCCCCTGTCCTTGCTCAAAACGGCGGTTTTGTTGACCCCAATGCACCCGCAGTTCAAACCGCACCTACTCAAGCCAACGGGGGTTTTAATGGCCCGAGTGTCGGGGCCGTGACTGTCGATAAAGCTAAAACCATGGGCGACGACACTTGGGTTACACTGCGTGGCAACATTGAGCAGCGCATCGGTGGGGATCACTACATCTTCCGTGATGCTACGGGCACCCTCAATGTCGATATCGATCATCGGCGCTGGAACGGCCAGACCATTACCCCGAAAGACAGTGTTGAGTTGCAGGGGAAGATTGATAAAGATTGGAACTCGGTTGAACTGGATGTCAAACAGATAACAAAAATCCAGTAA
- a CDS encoding multidrug effflux MFS transporter — translation MQKFLFLLLSLILLGPLGIDLYLPTIPAIAKGLNSSESLIQSTIALFILVLGIGQLIAGPLVDKYGRKPIAIIGIILYMLGAAMAALAVSPLMFVSSRLLQGVAVCCTAVVAFSGVRDRLNGNEAARAFGFLNGTLNIVPALAPLLGGLLAEAFGWRAPFWFLALYGLLVLILIICFLPETRPADTQPSNGLPIKNYLRILRDDRFLKFSLVNAGAMGMALTYVSLAPNVLMVGAGLSPLQFSLAFGANGFWIMAVSFFANRIIQKVGRPTCLMVGSLLMALGCLGLLFGLTQLSAETQSHWLVYMLPVASACAGLAFMMGPATSYALEPYANEAGVASALVGFVQMAGGAGLGLLAMALPIAPKLSLAIVMLAGCLLAWQARRASKHVRGTLQKIN, via the coding sequence ATGCAAAAATTTCTTTTCCTGCTGTTAAGCCTGATTTTACTTGGCCCCTTGGGCATCGACCTCTACTTACCCACCATCCCGGCGATTGCCAAGGGGTTGAACAGTAGCGAGTCCCTGATCCAATCCACCATTGCCCTGTTTATATTGGTGCTGGGTATCGGTCAGCTCATTGCTGGACCATTGGTTGATAAATATGGCCGCAAACCGATCGCCATCATCGGCATCATCCTCTACATGCTGGGTGCAGCCATGGCCGCACTGGCGGTCAGCCCTCTGATGTTCGTCAGTTCCCGTCTGCTACAAGGCGTGGCAGTCTGCTGCACGGCAGTGGTGGCATTCAGTGGTGTCCGTGACCGCCTTAACGGTAATGAGGCCGCCCGTGCTTTCGGCTTCCTGAATGGCACACTAAATATTGTCCCGGCATTGGCCCCGCTACTGGGTGGCTTATTGGCGGAAGCCTTTGGCTGGCGCGCGCCCTTCTGGTTCCTGGCGCTGTACGGATTACTGGTCTTAATCCTCATTATTTGCTTCCTGCCGGAAACTCGCCCGGCCGATACCCAGCCCTCAAACGGCTTGCCGATAAAGAACTATTTGCGCATTTTACGCGATGACCGTTTTCTGAAATTCTCTCTGGTGAATGCGGGTGCGATGGGCATGGCATTAACCTATGTTTCACTGGCCCCCAATGTGTTGATGGTGGGAGCCGGACTTAGCCCGCTGCAATTCTCATTGGCCTTTGGCGCTAACGGCTTTTGGATCATGGCCGTCAGCTTTTTTGCCAATCGGATTATCCAAAAAGTGGGCCGCCCTACCTGCTTAATGGTCGGTAGTTTGCTGATGGCACTGGGGTGTTTAGGGCTACTGTTTGGCCTGACGCAATTATCGGCAGAAACACAATCTCACTGGCTGGTCTATATGTTACCTGTCGCCAGTGCCTGTGCCGGTCTCGCCTTTATGATGGGGCCAGCTACCAGCTATGCGCTGGAGCCTTACGCTAATGAGGCGGGGGTCGCCTCTGCATTGGTAGGCTTTGTTCAGATGGCGGGCGGTGCAGGGTTGGGCCTGCTGGCAATGGCATTGCCGATAGCGCCTAAATTATCACTCGCTATCGTGATGCTGGCAGGCTGTCTGCTGGCATGGCAGGCGCGGCGCGCCAGTAAACATGTTCGCGGTACTTTGCAAAAAATTAACTAA